A genomic window from Shewanella vesiculosa includes:
- a CDS encoding FKBP-type peptidyl-prolyl cis-trans isomerase: MRMILAVLVIAGVIFYFFTQSNNSKAAKENIEKGKVFLAENAKRQGVIQTLSGLQYEVLVKSENTEHPSAKSKVTVHYHGTLIDGTVFDSSVDRGETISFGLNQVIAGWTEGVQLMSIGDKFRFYIPSQLAYGNRSTGKIEGGSVLIFDVELFEIN; encoded by the coding sequence ATGCGTATGATTTTGGCCGTACTGGTCATTGCGGGCGTTATTTTTTATTTTTTTACTCAATCTAACAATTCTAAAGCCGCGAAAGAAAATATTGAGAAAGGTAAGGTTTTTTTAGCTGAAAATGCCAAACGCCAAGGCGTGATACAAACCTTATCGGGCTTACAATATGAAGTATTAGTCAAAAGCGAAAACACTGAACATCCGAGCGCAAAAAGTAAAGTCACCGTGCATTATCACGGTACACTCATTGACGGTACAGTATTCGACAGTTCTGTTGATCGCGGCGAAACGATCAGCTTTGGCTTAAACCAAGTCATAGCTGGTTGGACCGAAGGTGTACAACTAATGAGCATTGGCGATAAATTCCGTTTTTATATTCCTAGCCAATTGGCTTATGGCAATCGCTCCACCGGCAAAATTGAAGGTGGTTCAGTACTCATATTTGACGTTGAGTTATTTGAGATTAACTAA
- a CDS encoding CsbD family protein: protein MNNDIIKGKWKQASGSLKARWGKLTDDDLQEIDGKLEKFQGKMQEKYGMAKDEAKKEFDKSHS from the coding sequence ATGAATAACGACATTATTAAAGGTAAATGGAAGCAGGCATCTGGTTCACTAAAAGCACGTTGGGGTAAATTAACCGACGATGATTTACAGGAAATCGATGGAAAACTTGAGAAATTCCAAGGTAAGATGCAAGAGAAATATGGTATGGCTAAAGATGAGGCTAAAAAGGAATTCGACAAGTCACACTCTTAG
- a CDS encoding DUF1294 domain-containing protein: protein MNKFAWLMLLLIGAIWAAVQPWLAGVYGIINLLTFTLYYRDKSAAKRGKWRIKESTLQFFALIGGWPAALLGQYHLRHKTQKSSFKWVLWCCIVLNSAGLSLLCYQQWHPLLDAYR from the coding sequence ATGAATAAATTTGCTTGGTTAATGTTACTGCTTATCGGTGCTATTTGGGCTGCAGTCCAGCCTTGGCTTGCTGGAGTATATGGCATAATTAATCTGCTCACATTTACCTTGTACTACCGCGACAAATCAGCGGCTAAACGAGGGAAATGGCGCATAAAAGAAAGTACCTTACAATTTTTTGCCTTAATTGGCGGCTGGCCTGCCGCGCTACTTGGGCAATATCACTTACGCCATAAAACCCAAAAATCATCTTTTAAATGGGTGTTGTGGTGTTGTATCGTACTCAACTCAGCAGGGCTCAGCTTATTGTGTTACCAGCAGTGGCATCCGTTATTAGACGCATACCGTTAA
- a CDS encoding DUF418 domain-containing protein: protein MDEQIAPSKPIRLANLDAIRGLGVLGIFFLNIYFMGNSFFGYAPHEVQPSSDIGILIFSNFFLEGRFFSLFAMIFGVGMLIQYQRQQMEMDTATTTQNNKHIKSRQYWLIAFGVIHAIFIFPGDILLSYGVAGLLAFRYITLSADELISKAKWFIFLSLIPIALISLMPDDQVYSRESAFFTEQLSAWTGSYSQQLKLHLSLFAYMLAVIPLTLMWYIAGLMLLGMALYKRNIFIDGLDNKTLWQCVFWAVVLSSLDSLLSLSGNPMWEAISDLLLWFSALATALIYIHIIVKLCKNTPHRLTLLQNVGKLAFSLYILQSIVGILLLRYIAPEWLYSLDRTGYLSIAIIYSLLQLVLADVYLRIFNQGPLEKLWRMLVSRTS, encoded by the coding sequence ATGGATGAGCAAATTGCTCCGAGTAAACCGATACGTTTGGCTAATCTTGACGCGATTAGAGGGCTTGGCGTATTAGGTATTTTCTTCCTTAATATCTATTTTATGGGCAATAGCTTTTTCGGGTATGCTCCCCATGAAGTTCAACCCAGCTCAGATATTGGCATACTCATTTTTAGCAATTTCTTTTTAGAAGGTCGTTTCTTTAGCCTATTTGCGATGATTTTCGGTGTAGGAATGTTAATCCAATACCAACGCCAGCAAATGGAAATGGATACAGCCACCACTACCCAGAACAATAAACACATAAAAAGCCGCCAATATTGGCTAATTGCCTTTGGCGTAATACACGCCATATTCATCTTTCCTGGCGATATCTTATTATCATATGGTGTCGCAGGACTATTAGCTTTTCGCTACATCACACTCAGTGCCGATGAGCTAATTAGCAAGGCTAAATGGTTTATCTTTTTATCACTAATCCCCATCGCGCTTATTTCACTGATGCCTGACGATCAAGTTTACTCACGCGAGTCAGCTTTTTTCACTGAGCAACTGTCAGCTTGGACCGGCAGCTATTCGCAACAACTGAAGCTGCATTTAAGCTTGTTTGCTTACATGTTAGCGGTGATCCCATTAACGTTAATGTGGTATATCGCAGGCTTAATGCTATTGGGAATGGCGTTATATAAACGTAATATATTTATTGATGGGCTGGACAATAAAACCCTGTGGCAATGTGTGTTTTGGGCCGTGGTATTGTCATCATTAGATTCACTGCTGAGTCTTAGCGGTAATCCAATGTGGGAAGCGATATCAGATCTATTATTATGGTTCAGCGCGCTTGCGACTGCTTTGATTTATATCCATATTATTGTAAAGCTTTGCAAAAATACTCCCCATAGATTAACTCTGCTGCAGAACGTTGGTAAGTTGGCATTTAGTTTATACATTCTGCAATCAATTGTCGGTATATTGCTACTACGTTATATCGCACCAGAGTGGCTGTACTCGCTAGATAGAACAGGTTACTTATCAATTGCAATTATCTACAGCCTGTTACAGCTGGTGTTAGCCGATGTCTATTTACGTATATTTAATCAAGGTCCGCTAGAAAAGCTTTGGCGTATGCTAGTCTCACGTACCAGCTAA
- a CDS encoding DUF523 and DUF1722 domain-containing protein, which produces MYLCQKKIQIGISSCLLGNQVRFDGGHKNSYYCRQEIEPFFEYTTVCPEMAIGMGAPRKSIRQVRDGDIVHIRSADGSLDVTDKLNEYSQAKVEELDYLGGYILCAKSPTCGMERVTEYKIGTNNGTKTGVGVFAKKLMERYPLLPVEEEGRLHDLPLRENFFTRVFAYNDWRKMTQSGLTKHKLMQFHSRYKYLLMAHSPQWYRELGPILADIQDVEQSAQVYFEGFMTALKIIATRKNHTSTLQHIQGYFKKKLTAAQKEELSESILKYRQGLLPLLVPITLINHYVREFPTPYIEEQVYLNPHPEALKLRYAY; this is translated from the coding sequence ATATATTTGTGCCAGAAAAAAATCCAGATTGGGATCAGCAGCTGTTTGCTGGGTAACCAAGTTCGTTTTGACGGCGGCCACAAAAACTCCTATTACTGCAGACAAGAAATTGAACCGTTTTTTGAATACACCACAGTGTGTCCTGAAATGGCTATTGGCATGGGTGCACCACGTAAAAGTATTCGCCAAGTGCGAGATGGCGATATTGTCCATATCCGCAGTGCCGATGGCTCGTTAGACGTGACCGATAAATTGAATGAATACTCCCAAGCTAAAGTAGAAGAGTTAGACTACCTTGGTGGTTATATTTTATGTGCTAAATCGCCAACGTGCGGTATGGAAAGGGTAACCGAGTACAAAATTGGCACCAATAATGGAACCAAGACTGGTGTCGGCGTTTTTGCCAAGAAATTAATGGAGCGTTATCCACTATTACCAGTGGAAGAAGAAGGCCGTTTACATGATTTGCCATTAAGAGAGAATTTCTTTACTCGAGTGTTTGCCTATAACGATTGGCGTAAAATGACCCAGTCGGGGTTAACTAAGCATAAGTTAATGCAGTTTCATTCGCGTTATAAGTACTTACTTATGGCACATAGTCCCCAATGGTATCGCGAGCTAGGCCCTATTCTGGCTGATATTCAAGATGTTGAGCAGTCGGCGCAGGTATACTTTGAGGGCTTTATGACCGCGCTTAAAATTATTGCCACCCGTAAAAATCACACCAGTACTTTGCAGCATATTCAGGGCTATTTTAAGAAAAAACTGACGGCTGCCCAGAAAGAAGAATTAAGCGAATCGATTTTAAAATATCGTCAAGGACTATTACCTTTACTGGTTCCTATTACCTTGATCAATCATTATGTGCGTGAGTTTCCGACACCCTATATTGAAGAGCAAGTGTATTTAAATCCGCACCCTGAAGCGTTAAAGCTTCGTTACGCCTATTAG
- a CDS encoding NnrS family protein has translation MLNIDDPAETDNTPAIWRLGFRPFFLGGASIAALYIPLWLMGWFTPQFSLFNSEFWANVVPLWWHPHEMLFGFAMAIVCGFLLTAVQAWTNQPTIKGRALMLTFGCWFIARLMLLLPMNIPLFLPAIFDSLFLGLSAYALWRCIYPVKQWRNIGFPLLLLVALVVNLVSYYALSERNFSLSTQLWQGMIWWFAMVITVVGGRVIPFFTAMRIKQPKPDPIIALENTLILAMGLLFIQAITHWLPEGAEQLLLVVAGILHLLRFARWQAHKTLKEPMLWSLHISYFSLPITLLLMAVNIDNEYAYRTLLHLFAIGGIASLCLSMISRVSLGHTSRNIYQGPNMTWAFLCVPLAAVLRAVMPLLMPEYTQIWLWAAGACWFMGFGLFVWFYAPILMRPRLDGRPG, from the coding sequence ATGTTAAATATTGATGATCCTGCGGAAACTGATAACACTCCTGCTATATGGCGTTTAGGCTTTAGACCATTTTTTTTGGGTGGGGCGAGTATTGCGGCCTTATATATTCCATTGTGGTTAATGGGTTGGTTTACGCCACAATTTAGCCTATTTAACAGTGAATTTTGGGCTAACGTGGTGCCGTTATGGTGGCATCCGCACGAAATGTTATTCGGCTTTGCCATGGCGATAGTATGTGGCTTTTTACTCACAGCCGTTCAGGCGTGGACTAACCAACCGACCATTAAAGGGCGCGCATTAATGCTCACCTTTGGGTGTTGGTTTATTGCTCGCTTGATGTTGCTGTTGCCAATGAATATTCCTTTATTTTTACCGGCAATATTCGACAGCTTATTTTTAGGCTTGAGCGCTTATGCATTGTGGCGTTGTATTTATCCCGTTAAGCAATGGCGAAATATTGGGTTTCCGCTGCTATTGCTGGTGGCCTTAGTGGTCAACTTAGTCAGTTACTATGCTCTGTCTGAACGTAACTTCTCGTTATCAACTCAATTATGGCAAGGGATGATTTGGTGGTTCGCCATGGTGATCACCGTAGTCGGTGGCCGCGTGATCCCATTTTTTACCGCAATGAGAATTAAACAACCCAAACCCGATCCCATTATCGCACTCGAGAACACGTTAATATTGGCAATGGGTTTACTGTTTATTCAAGCCATCACTCATTGGCTTCCTGAGGGTGCAGAGCAACTGCTGCTTGTTGTTGCAGGCATATTACATTTACTCCGTTTTGCCCGATGGCAAGCACATAAAACCCTAAAAGAGCCGATGTTATGGTCGTTACATATATCGTATTTTTCGTTGCCTATCACACTGTTATTAATGGCTGTAAATATTGATAACGAATATGCCTATCGTACCTTGCTGCATCTGTTTGCCATTGGCGGGATTGCTTCATTATGTTTATCAATGATTTCAAGAGTTTCACTTGGGCATACTAGTCGTAATATCTACCAAGGACCTAACATGACCTGGGCATTTTTATGTGTGCCGCTTGCTGCAGTGTTACGTGCCGTTATGCCTTTGTTGATGCCTGAATACACGCAAATTTGGTTATGGGCAGCAGGGGCTTGTTGGTTTATGGGCTTTGGATTATTTGTGTGGTTTTACGCGCCGATATTAATGCGACCGCGTCTTGATGGTCGTCCGGGATAA
- a CDS encoding PA2169 family four-helix-bundle protein, giving the protein MLNQKTSVENVTDVIQVMRAGVEFYQDAIEKVSNPALKSTFTKMATKKATAIQALQPLAIAEQGDIEDGSSFAVESRKIYTKFVAVFSSDEDYTYIKQLEEVEDKVLEVLDDAIDKNQQGQALLILTNIRADAQSMHDEMKTLQQLQKN; this is encoded by the coding sequence ATGTTAAATCAAAAAACAAGTGTAGAGAATGTAACAGATGTCATCCAAGTTATGAGAGCTGGTGTCGAGTTTTACCAAGACGCAATTGAGAAGGTCAGTAACCCAGCGCTCAAAAGTACTTTCACCAAAATGGCCACGAAAAAAGCCACAGCGATTCAAGCATTACAACCACTCGCCATTGCTGAGCAAGGTGATATTGAAGATGGGAGTTCTTTTGCGGTAGAGTCGCGCAAAATATACACCAAATTTGTGGCAGTGTTCTCAAGTGATGAAGACTACACCTATATTAAGCAACTTGAAGAAGTTGAAGATAAGGTGCTTGAAGTGCTGGATGATGCAATCGATAAAAATCAACAGGGTCAGGCATTGCTTATACTGACCAATATTCGAGCGGATGCGCAATCGATGCACGACGAAATGAAAACTCTGCAACAGTTACAGAAAAACTAG
- the phrB gene encoding deoxyribodipyrimidine photo-lyase yields the protein MTSMNSLMWFRQDLRVADNPALVAACQFAKQHQSKVRAVYIVTPSQWAQHDVAPIQINFIQRHVNLLAQSLAALGIPLDVLHLEWFSDTHAALNDYLQQHNIDAVFAGSEPEINERRRDSGLIEQGLPLTLIDQDCVLASGQVQNLSGDMYKVFTPFSKKWKSIASQKAIVPLAVPAPVAAALPSPAAIEFTCPSRNSEQWAAGEGAAKRILEQFLASQVADYQAERDFPALEGTSRLSPFLAIGVVSSRQCVAAILAQYPEALVDDTCAAKTWLNELIWREFYRHLLVAFPHLSMAQNFNELGKGIVWRNNAQEFTAWCDGQTGYPIIDAAMRQLNQTGWMHNRLRMVVASFLTKHLLVDWRWGERYFRQQLIDGDLAANNGGWQWSAGTGCDAQPYFRVFNPMTQSSKFDPDGSFIKRYVPEVARWSLKDIHEPKTVNVNDLFASPQGDSYPKPIVEHKMARLRAIEVLSALKRG from the coding sequence ATGACTTCTATGAATAGCTTGATGTGGTTCAGGCAAGACTTACGTGTTGCCGATAACCCAGCATTAGTTGCGGCTTGTCAATTTGCCAAGCAACATCAAAGTAAGGTTAGGGCTGTGTATATTGTGACTCCGTCGCAATGGGCGCAGCATGATGTCGCGCCAATACAAATTAACTTTATTCAGCGGCACGTCAATTTATTAGCCCAGTCACTTGCCGCGTTAGGCATACCCTTGGACGTACTGCATCTTGAGTGGTTTAGTGATACTCATGCCGCGTTAAATGATTACCTGCAGCAGCATAATATTGATGCCGTGTTTGCCGGTAGCGAGCCGGAAATTAACGAACGCCGCCGCGACAGTGGCTTAATTGAGCAAGGGTTACCCCTGACGTTAATTGATCAAGACTGTGTATTGGCAAGTGGGCAAGTACAAAATTTGTCTGGTGATATGTATAAGGTGTTTACCCCATTTTCGAAAAAATGGAAAAGCATTGCCAGTCAAAAAGCGATAGTTCCCCTCGCAGTGCCAGCTCCAGTTGCGGCAGCCTTGCCATCACCTGCCGCTATTGAGTTTACTTGCCCTTCGCGTAACAGCGAACAATGGGCTGCTGGCGAAGGTGCAGCAAAGCGAATACTTGAACAATTTTTAGCAAGTCAGGTTGCAGATTATCAAGCAGAACGAGATTTCCCCGCCCTTGAAGGCACGAGTCGCTTATCACCCTTTTTAGCTATCGGAGTGGTGAGTTCTCGTCAATGTGTTGCGGCAATATTAGCGCAATACCCAGAAGCATTAGTCGATGATACTTGCGCGGCGAAAACCTGGTTAAATGAGCTTATTTGGCGTGAATTTTATCGACATCTGCTCGTGGCATTCCCGCATTTATCAATGGCGCAAAATTTTAATGAGCTGGGTAAAGGGATTGTTTGGCGAAATAATGCTCAGGAGTTTACCGCCTGGTGCGATGGGCAGACGGGTTATCCGATTATTGATGCTGCCATGCGCCAATTAAATCAAACGGGTTGGATGCATAACCGCTTACGTATGGTGGTCGCCAGTTTTTTAACCAAGCACTTATTGGTCGATTGGCGCTGGGGTGAACGTTACTTTAGACAGCAATTGATTGATGGAGACTTAGCGGCCAATAATGGTGGTTGGCAATGGTCTGCTGGCACCGGATGCGATGCGCAGCCTTATTTTAGGGTATTTAACCCTATGACCCAAAGTAGTAAGTTTGACCCTGATGGCAGTTTTATTAAACGTTACGTTCCAGAGGTTGCCCGCTGGTCGTTAAAAGATATTCATGAACCTAAAACGGTTAACGTTAATGACTTATTTGCCTCACCACAAGGCGACAGTTATCCAAAACCTATTGTTGAACACAAGATGGCCCGCCTCCGGGCAATAGAAGTGTTAAGTGCGCTAAAGCGTGGTTAA
- a CDS encoding porin family protein produces the protein MSDNISLYVRDGQLCYKTDYSVLGARDSTDDEGLFASVGGSYHINESWTAEVDYTLYDSDLNLDSATDDIDDANFSTDLK, from the coding sequence GTGTCAGACAATATCAGTCTTTATGTCCGTGATGGTCAATTGTGCTACAAGACTGATTATTCGGTTCTTGGCGCTCGCGACAGCACTGATGATGAAGGTTTATTTGCTAGTGTTGGTGGTAGTTATCATATCAACGAAAGCTGGACCGCTGAGGTCGACTACACACTATATGACAGTGATTTAAACCTTGATAGTGCAACCGATGACATTGATGATGCTAATTTCTCAACCGATTTAAAATAG
- a CDS encoding Xaa-Pro peptidase family protein: MTIGVGGVSPQQALATLTNMTHGIGLISDDEFNRRIQHAQRLMAQHGLDAIYVNAGTNLYYFTGTRWFASERMVGAIIPAVGEVQYIAPAFELDTLQGYMTIKGQVNTWHEDESPFQLFADVLDNIGVSQAKIGIDESTAFFISDGIAQAAPQHRFVSATTVTAGCRMMKSVAEIALMQRAKDMTLEVHKAAASILYEGITTIEVENFIHQAHVAVGAPKGSYFCIVLFGEDTAYPHGVKSPKALALNDTVLIDTGCQLQGYNSDITRTYVFGEPNARQRQLWQLEQDAQIAAFEAAQIGTPCGEVDAAARKVLEAAGFGPGYAVPGLPHRTGHGIGLDIHEWPYLMGNDITPLAVGMCFSNEPMLCVPGEFGIRHEDHFYMTAQGPKWFTPPAKSIDDPFYLA; encoded by the coding sequence ATGACAATCGGTGTCGGCGGCGTTAGCCCGCAACAAGCATTAGCCACACTCACGAATATGACTCATGGCATAGGGTTGATAAGTGATGATGAATTTAATCGACGAATTCAACATGCACAACGATTGATGGCACAACACGGTTTAGATGCGATTTATGTTAATGCTGGCACTAACTTGTACTATTTTACTGGTACTCGTTGGTTTGCGAGTGAGCGTATGGTTGGTGCTATTATCCCTGCTGTGGGTGAGGTGCAGTATATTGCGCCAGCTTTTGAGCTCGATACGTTACAGGGATATATGACCATTAAGGGCCAAGTGAATACGTGGCATGAGGATGAAAGTCCATTTCAGCTATTTGCCGACGTGTTAGATAACATTGGCGTGAGCCAAGCCAAAATTGGTATTGATGAGTCAACCGCCTTTTTCATCAGTGATGGTATAGCCCAAGCCGCTCCACAGCATCGATTTGTCAGCGCCACAACTGTCACAGCTGGATGTCGGATGATGAAGTCGGTTGCTGAAATTGCCTTAATGCAACGTGCTAAAGATATGACCCTTGAAGTACATAAAGCGGCGGCCAGCATATTATACGAGGGCATTACTACCATAGAGGTTGAAAACTTTATTCACCAAGCTCATGTTGCCGTTGGTGCGCCCAAAGGATCGTATTTTTGCATCGTACTATTTGGCGAAGATACTGCTTATCCGCATGGGGTTAAATCGCCTAAAGCATTAGCGCTAAATGACACCGTCCTGATTGATACAGGGTGCCAGTTACAGGGATATAACTCAGATATCACCCGTACTTATGTATTTGGTGAACCCAACGCTCGTCAACGTCAGTTATGGCAACTTGAACAAGATGCGCAAATTGCCGCATTTGAGGCGGCGCAAATTGGTACACCGTGTGGCGAGGTAGATGCTGCTGCGCGCAAAGTACTTGAAGCTGCTGGGTTTGGTCCAGGTTACGCAGTTCCGGGCTTACCTCATCGTACAGGCCACGGTATTGGTTTAGACATTCATGAATGGCCATATTTGATGGGTAATGATATTACCCCGCTGGCGGTTGGTATGTGCTTTAGTAACGAGCCAATGTTATGCGTACCAGGCGAGTTTGGTATTCGTCATGAAGACCATTTCTATATGACAGCGCAAGGGCCTAAATGGTTTACACCGCCCGCGAAATCTATCGATGATCCGTTTTATCTAGCATGA
- a CDS encoding SDR family oxidoreductase: MTNEKIILITGASSGIGAATVDKVLEAGHKAVITARSTDKLNEIAKRWGEDKVLAVTADVSKLDEINNVVAKAKEKFGRIDVVFANAGTGVNAAGIENGDPDEWKTMLDVNINALLFTAKASLPSLKETQGHFIITSSIAGKITLKGSVYGASKWFAYGFGQNLAAEMAEWNGRCTTICPGMVNTPFFDEAKPDKLDPSDIADAVMYAISANPRCDIREITLMPTK, translated from the coding sequence ATGACAAATGAAAAAATAATATTGATTACCGGTGCCTCTAGTGGCATAGGTGCCGCAACCGTAGATAAGGTACTAGAAGCTGGACACAAAGCCGTGATCACGGCAAGAAGCACTGATAAACTTAATGAAATAGCTAAACGTTGGGGCGAAGACAAGGTCTTGGCGGTAACGGCAGATGTATCCAAACTGGATGAGATTAACAATGTCGTTGCCAAGGCGAAAGAGAAATTTGGTCGAATTGATGTTGTCTTTGCTAATGCCGGTACTGGTGTTAATGCTGCTGGCATTGAAAATGGCGATCCAGATGAATGGAAAACGATGCTCGACGTCAATATTAACGCTTTATTATTTACCGCAAAAGCCAGTTTACCTTCGCTAAAAGAAACGCAGGGGCACTTTATTATTACCAGTTCAATTGCTGGCAAGATAACGCTTAAAGGCTCTGTTTATGGCGCTTCAAAATGGTTTGCTTACGGGTTTGGACAGAATTTGGCAGCCGAAATGGCTGAATGGAACGGACGGTGTACCACGATATGCCCTGGGATGGTTAACACGCCATTTTTCGATGAGGCTAAACCTGACAAACTAGACCCTAGCGATATAGCAGATGCTGTTATGTATGCTATTTCTGCTAATCCGCGATGTGATATACGTGAAATAACCCTTATGCCAACTAAGTAG
- a CDS encoding DUF368 domain-containing protein — protein sequence MAMGAADVVPGVSGGTIAFITGILDPLLDGIRKINFSLVEVIKQKGIKGAFLHINGPFLLCVFGGILTSIFTLAKLISWLLATHPIPVWSFFFGLILFSVAHMLKQVDKFTVVRVVMFIVGVAFAWAITVLHPIEMQVSYLNFFFCGAIAICAMILPGISGSFILLLLGMYPAVLAAAKGFDIVYLACFALGAVAGLLSFSHVLSALLRKFHDATLLFLTGLMLGTLGKIWPWKQVISWRENSKGELVPLVEQNLSPFQFEHITGESSQMIVAIVCLLIGIGLVWGLERVGNRA from the coding sequence ATGGCTATGGGGGCGGCAGATGTTGTCCCTGGGGTGTCTGGCGGCACAATTGCATTTATTACCGGTATTTTAGACCCGCTGTTGGATGGTATTCGCAAAATTAATTTTTCGTTAGTGGAGGTGATTAAACAGAAAGGGATTAAAGGTGCTTTTTTACACATTAACGGTCCTTTTTTATTGTGTGTATTTGGCGGTATTTTAACCAGCATTTTTACCTTAGCTAAATTAATTTCTTGGCTATTAGCGACGCATCCTATTCCTGTGTGGTCGTTCTTTTTTGGCTTAATTTTGTTTTCTGTGGCTCACATGCTCAAGCAAGTGGATAAATTCACTGTTGTTCGGGTTGTTATGTTTATTGTCGGTGTCGCATTTGCATGGGCAATCACAGTGTTGCACCCTATTGAAATGCAGGTGAGTTACCTTAACTTCTTTTTCTGTGGTGCCATTGCTATTTGCGCCATGATATTACCAGGCATTTCGGGCAGTTTTATTTTACTGCTCTTAGGGATGTATCCTGCGGTGTTAGCTGCTGCAAAAGGGTTTGATATTGTTTATTTAGCCTGTTTTGCTTTAGGTGCTGTTGCGGGACTATTGAGTTTTAGCCATGTGTTATCAGCATTGTTGCGTAAATTCCACGATGCGACTTTACTCTTTTTAACTGGGTTGATGTTAGGCACGCTCGGTAAAATCTGGCCATGGAAACAAGTGATTAGCTGGCGTGAAAACTCTAAAGGCGAGTTAGTGCCATTGGTTGAGCAAAATTTATCTCCGTTTCAGTTTGAGCACATTACCGGTGAGTCATCACAAATGATCGTCGCTATAGTGTGTCTGCTAATTGGGATTGGTTTGGTTTGGGGCCTAGAGCGCGTAGGTAATCGAGCGTAA